One segment of Thermosynechococcus sp. HN-54 DNA contains the following:
- a CDS encoding cob(I)yrinic acid a,c-diamide adenosyltransferase: MTRTGIGIQTAQVRPGRVSGQLHVYDGAGKGKSQAALGVVLRSIGLGIASAWPTRVLLLRFLKGPGRVYAEDAAIEALQRGFPHLIDQVRTGRAEYFTAEQISKFDRQEAQRGWDIAKGAIASGLYSVIVLDELNPVLDLGLLPVDEVVNTLRRKPEHLEIIATGRGAPAQLLQIADLHSEMRPLVHPTAQEQGIEGIEIYTGDGKGKSTSALGKALQAIGKGISRDQSHRVLILQWLKGGQGYTEDAAIAALKESYPHLVDHHRCGRDAIVWRGQQQEIDYIEAERGWEIARAAIASGLYKTIILDELNPTVDLELLPVEPIVQTLLRKPRTTEIIITGRCKYPPAYFELASVHSEMICHKHYAEKGVDLKRGVDF; the protein is encoded by the coding sequence ATGACGCGCACAGGTATTGGCATTCAAACGGCTCAGGTTCGCCCTGGACGGGTGAGCGGTCAACTCCACGTCTATGACGGTGCCGGTAAAGGAAAATCCCAAGCGGCTCTCGGGGTCGTTCTGCGCTCCATTGGCCTTGGCATTGCCTCTGCGTGGCCAACACGGGTGCTCTTGTTGCGCTTTCTCAAAGGACCCGGCCGTGTCTATGCCGAAGATGCCGCCATTGAAGCCCTGCAACGGGGGTTTCCTCATTTAATTGATCAGGTGCGCACTGGACGGGCAGAATACTTTACCGCCGAGCAAATTAGCAAGTTCGATCGCCAAGAGGCACAGCGGGGCTGGGATATTGCCAAGGGGGCGATCGCCTCTGGTCTTTATTCCGTGATTGTTTTAGATGAACTCAACCCTGTCTTAGATTTAGGGCTTTTACCTGTCGATGAAGTTGTCAACACCCTCCGCCGCAAACCCGAACACCTAGAAATTATTGCCACTGGCCGCGGTGCCCCTGCCCAACTGCTACAAATTGCCGATCTCCACTCCGAGATGCGTCCCCTTGTGCATCCTACGGCTCAAGAACAGGGCATTGAGGGGATTGAAATTTACACCGGTGACGGCAAAGGCAAGTCCACCAGTGCCCTCGGTAAAGCCCTTCAGGCGATCGGCAAAGGGATTAGCCGCGATCAATCCCACCGCGTCCTCATTCTCCAGTGGCTCAAGGGGGGACAAGGCTACACCGAAGATGCTGCCATTGCTGCCCTCAAAGAGAGCTATCCCCATTTAGTGGATCACCACCGCTGTGGTCGGGATGCCATTGTCTGGCGCGGTCAGCAGCAGGAAATTGACTACATTGAAGCCGAACGGGGCTGGGAAATTGCCCGAGCTGCCATTGCCTCTGGTCTTTACAAAACGATTATTCTCGATGAACTCAACCCCACCGTTGACCTCGAACTTCTGCCCGTCGAACCCATTGTGCAAACGCTCCTGCGCAAGCCGCGCACAACAGAAATTATTATTACCGGTCGCTGCAAATACCCCCCCGCCTACTTTGAACTGGCCAGTGTCCATTCAGAGATGATCTGCCACAAGCACTATGCCGAGAAGGGCGTTGATCTCAAGCGCGGCGTCGATTTCTAG
- a CDS encoding S41 family peptidase, producing MPLFTGLKGFRHWVLVGSSVVTAVLATVLPSYGRMQDSPKTLVDEVWQIVQQEYVDESFNQVDWLAVRRQLLARRYTSREQAYAAIKGMLQRLNDPYTRFMTPEEFAALRTQTSGEVSGIGIRLTVDEKTQQLMILEPIENSPATQAGIKAGDRLLAIDGQSTRRMSIEEASRRIRGQVGTPIELQLFRPNRGTFRLTLTRALIELPAVRSLVKEEGGARIGYIYLSEFTAHAADQLQAAIRKLEAEKVEGFVLDLRGNPGGLLQAGIDIARMWLNQGLIVRTVDRSGHSEQARANQSALTNLPLVVLVDHRSASSSEILTGALQDNGRAIVVGTPTYGKALVQSIHQLSDGSGLSVTVAHYYTPNGTDINRTGITPNVMVTLPQEVSTNPRLWTTAVDRLYQAGVAQLRQAIYRSQAPKPVNTARTGEQEQFRQPLGAPCPVQ from the coding sequence ATGCCTCTATTCACTGGTCTGAAGGGTTTTCGGCACTGGGTGCTGGTGGGTTCCTCGGTAGTTACAGCGGTGCTAGCGACAGTGCTCCCTAGCTATGGACGAATGCAGGACAGCCCTAAGACTCTGGTGGATGAGGTATGGCAGATTGTGCAGCAGGAGTATGTGGATGAGTCGTTTAATCAGGTGGATTGGCTAGCGGTACGGCGGCAGTTGTTGGCACGGCGCTATACCTCACGAGAACAGGCCTACGCGGCAATTAAGGGCATGTTGCAGCGGTTGAATGATCCCTATACGCGCTTTATGACGCCAGAGGAGTTTGCGGCTTTGCGTACGCAAACCTCGGGAGAAGTCTCAGGGATCGGGATTCGCTTGACGGTGGATGAAAAGACGCAACAATTAATGATTTTGGAGCCGATAGAAAATTCACCGGCCACCCAAGCGGGAATTAAGGCGGGCGATCGCCTGCTGGCGATTGATGGTCAATCTACTCGGCGGATGTCGATTGAGGAAGCGTCGCGGCGGATTCGAGGGCAGGTGGGGACTCCCATTGAACTGCAGTTGTTTCGCCCCAATCGCGGTACCTTTCGCCTCACTCTGACACGGGCATTGATTGAACTCCCTGCGGTGCGATCGCTGGTTAAGGAGGAAGGCGGTGCACGTATTGGCTATATCTATCTGAGTGAATTTACTGCCCATGCAGCGGATCAGTTGCAAGCAGCCATTCGCAAGCTAGAGGCGGAGAAGGTGGAGGGGTTTGTTTTGGATTTGCGGGGGAATCCAGGGGGACTATTGCAGGCAGGCATTGATATTGCCCGCATGTGGTTGAATCAAGGTTTGATTGTGCGTACGGTCGATCGCAGTGGCCACAGTGAGCAGGCACGGGCGAATCAATCGGCATTGACGAATTTGCCCCTCGTGGTTTTGGTGGATCACCGCTCTGCTAGTAGTAGTGAAATTCTCACGGGAGCATTGCAGGATAATGGTCGTGCGATTGTGGTGGGCACGCCAACCTACGGTAAGGCCTTGGTACAATCCATTCATCAATTGAGTGATGGTTCAGGCTTGTCGGTGACGGTTGCCCATTACTACACGCCAAATGGCACGGATATTAACCGCACAGGGATTACGCCGAATGTAATGGTGACGCTGCCGCAAGAGGTAAGTACCAATCCCCGTTTGTGGACGACAGCAGTCGATCGCTTGTACCAAGCAGGAGTGGCTCAATTGCGCCAAGCCATTTATCGCAGTCAAGCGCCTAAACCCGTAAATACGGCTCGAACAGGGGAGCAGGAGCAGTTTCGCCAGCCCCTTGGTGCCCCTTGTCCGGTGCAATGA
- a CDS encoding MFS transporter gives MVVLLKLPPFVQQTLLRLVVAGLLFWSSIAAMLPTLPLYIAEKGGTPHQVGFVMGAFAVGLIGSRSWLGPLADRRGRKITLLIGFAMAAIAPLFYIVSHNLPLLVAVRLLHGVSIAGFTTGYMALVTDIAPPEHRGEIIGYTSLVHPIGVALGPSLGSWLQMNYSHGSVFTVASSLAALGFMAAAGVRTVNIPQDSGVPPPEKTLFWRLLLSERLRIPSLVMLSVGLTFGTIATFIPLFIAAERLNISAGLFYSVAAIASFMGRVATGSASDRWGRGIFISASLACYVVSMALLAQAQTPLDVLWAALLEGLAGGVLIPMVAALMADRSTPHERGRVLSLSLGGFDLGMALAGPLLGGLIEPLGYRLIFRIAAVFSLLGLTFFLTASSKSLPDSLRFALGMGRDRYAL, from the coding sequence GTGGTTGTCCTGTTGAAATTACCCCCATTCGTGCAGCAAACCCTGTTGAGGCTCGTCGTGGCTGGCCTTTTATTTTGGTCGAGCATTGCGGCAATGTTGCCCACGTTACCCCTCTACATTGCTGAGAAAGGGGGCACGCCCCATCAGGTGGGATTTGTCATGGGTGCCTTTGCCGTGGGGCTGATTGGTTCCCGCTCGTGGTTAGGGCCTCTGGCCGATCGCCGGGGACGCAAAATCACACTACTTATTGGCTTCGCTATGGCGGCGATCGCTCCCCTGTTTTATATCGTTAGCCACAACCTACCCCTCCTTGTTGCGGTGCGCCTTCTCCATGGCGTGAGCATTGCTGGTTTTACCACCGGCTACATGGCACTGGTGACGGATATTGCCCCACCTGAGCATCGCGGCGAAATCATTGGCTACACCAGCCTTGTGCATCCCATTGGGGTTGCCCTTGGACCGAGTCTCGGCAGTTGGCTGCAAATGAACTACAGTCATGGCTCAGTCTTCACCGTTGCCAGCAGCTTAGCTGCGCTTGGGTTCATGGCTGCGGCAGGCGTGCGGACGGTGAATATCCCACAGGACTCTGGAGTGCCTCCCCCAGAGAAAACCCTCTTTTGGCGGCTCTTGCTTTCAGAACGGCTGCGGATTCCCAGCTTGGTGATGCTGAGCGTGGGGCTGACCTTTGGCACGATCGCCACCTTTATTCCCCTATTTATTGCTGCTGAGCGGCTCAACATTTCCGCAGGGCTGTTTTACTCCGTGGCGGCGATCGCCAGCTTTATGGGTCGGGTGGCCACGGGGTCTGCCTCCGATCGCTGGGGACGAGGCATTTTTATCTCCGCGAGCCTTGCCTGCTACGTCGTCTCAATGGCGCTCCTTGCCCAAGCCCAAACCCCCCTCGATGTTCTCTGGGCTGCCCTACTCGAAGGCCTTGCCGGTGGCGTCCTCATTCCCATGGTGGCTGCCCTCATGGCCGATCGCTCTACACCCCATGAGCGTGGCCGGGTTCTCAGCCTCAGTTTAGGGGGCTTTGATCTGGGAATGGCCTTGGCAGGGCCACTGCTGGGGGGGCTGATTGAACCTTTGGGCTATCGCCTGATCTTTCGCATCGCAGCCGTCTTTAGCCTCTTGGGGCTGACCTTCTTTTTGACGGCCAGTAGCAAAAGTCTGCCGGATTCCCTGCGCTTTGCCCTTGGCATGGGGCGCGATCGCTATGCCCTGTAG
- a CDS encoding helix-turn-helix transcriptional regulator, with protein MMVASEIHQEYPAEIQLAFHALGETLRLKVIEILHREELCVCDLCDRLHLTPSKLSFHLRALRQANLVLSRQEGRWVYYRLNRPQFEVLIAYLQQFTVGETLLARICS; from the coding sequence ATGATGGTTGCTTCAGAGATTCATCAGGAATACCCCGCTGAGATTCAATTGGCTTTCCATGCCCTTGGGGAGACGTTGCGGTTGAAGGTGATTGAGATTCTGCATCGGGAGGAGCTGTGTGTCTGTGATTTGTGCGATCGCTTGCACCTGACGCCTTCAAAGCTCTCGTTTCATCTGCGGGCACTGCGGCAAGCGAATCTTGTGCTCTCGCGTCAAGAGGGGCGGTGGGTCTATTACCGCTTAAATCGGCCTCAATTTGAGGTTTTAATTGCCTATTTGCAGCAGTTTACAGTGGGGGAAACGCTGCTAGCGCGCATCTGTTCCTAG
- the mutS gene encoding DNA mismatch repair protein MutS, whose translation MSDDRPLPHSETESPALRLGRNPGLQVRHDEVERSLLTPMLQHYAELKDAYPQALLLYRVGDFYETFFQDACTVARELELVLTGKEGGKEVGRVAMAGIPHHALERYCRTLIEKGYAIAICDQVEDPAQAQGLVKREVTQVFTPGTVLDTELLQPRRNNFLAAVLLSGQHWGLAYADVSTGEFCTTQGSDRAELIAELNRLQPAEVLLPSEAPDINRVLRPGEAKDQLPPELPLQWCYTLRSPQDFQAAEARQRLCQRFQVKSLEGFGCEHLPLAMRAAGGLLAYLDETHRQRPVPLQNLSTYSLQQYLFLDPQTRRNLELTQTIRDGSFQGSLLWAIDRTTTAMGGRLLRRWLLQPLLDIEQINARQDAIAELMANSSLRQSLHRHLQEIYDLERLAGRAGSGTANARDLAALRDSCRTLVSLAPVVAHTTSPYLQALAQLPPVIEQLADTLSAALVDQPPISLTEGGILRPGAYPELDQQRQQIEQDQQWILNLEAQERERTGITTLKVGYTKVFGYYLSVSRAKLNQVPGDYIRKQTLTNEERFITAELKEREARLLAAQSHLFELEYQYFVQLREQVAAQASTIREIAAAVAAVDALLGLAEVALYQGYCRPQMTSDRQLCIRAGRHPVVEQMLPAGFFVPNDTELGTGADLMVLTGPNASGKSCYLRQVGLIQLLAQMGSYVPATSATLGVCDRIFTRVGAVDDLATGQSTFMVEMNETANILNHAGDRSLVLLDEIGRGTATFDGLAIAWSVAEYLATTLKSRTIFATHYHELNQLATLLPNVANFQVVVKELPDEIIFLHQVKPGGADRSYGIEAGRLAGLPPTVIQRARQVMRQIEKHSKIAVGLRQSQMNGTPKTKTETPEIDQGELPF comes from the coding sequence ATGTCCGACGATCGCCCGCTGCCCCATTCTGAGACTGAGTCCCCTGCCCTGCGCTTAGGACGCAACCCCGGCCTACAGGTGCGCCACGATGAGGTGGAGCGATCGCTCTTGACCCCCATGCTTCAGCACTATGCCGAACTCAAAGATGCCTACCCCCAAGCGCTGCTTCTTTATCGGGTGGGAGATTTCTACGAAACTTTTTTCCAAGATGCCTGCACCGTGGCTCGCGAGCTGGAACTGGTACTCACCGGCAAAGAAGGCGGCAAAGAAGTGGGACGAGTGGCCATGGCCGGTATTCCCCACCATGCCCTTGAACGCTACTGCCGCACCCTGATTGAAAAGGGCTATGCCATTGCCATCTGTGATCAAGTGGAAGACCCTGCCCAAGCCCAAGGATTGGTGAAGCGGGAAGTCACCCAAGTCTTTACACCGGGAACGGTCTTAGATACCGAGCTGCTCCAACCGCGCCGCAATAATTTTTTAGCCGCCGTTCTGCTTTCTGGCCAACATTGGGGATTGGCCTACGCCGATGTTTCGACGGGCGAGTTTTGTACGACCCAAGGGAGCGATCGCGCTGAGCTAATTGCTGAACTTAATCGCTTACAACCCGCAGAGGTTCTGCTTCCCAGTGAAGCCCCCGACATTAATCGCGTTCTGCGCCCCGGCGAAGCCAAGGATCAATTGCCCCCTGAATTGCCGCTGCAATGGTGCTACACCCTGCGATCGCCCCAAGACTTTCAAGCGGCCGAAGCACGCCAACGCCTCTGTCAACGCTTTCAGGTCAAATCCCTTGAAGGCTTTGGCTGTGAACATCTACCCCTTGCCATGCGCGCTGCGGGTGGCCTCTTGGCCTACTTGGATGAAACCCACCGCCAACGGCCAGTCCCCCTACAAAACCTCAGTACCTATTCACTGCAACAGTATCTTTTCCTTGATCCGCAAACCCGTCGCAATCTGGAACTGACCCAAACCATCCGCGATGGTAGCTTTCAAGGCTCCCTCCTGTGGGCGATCGATCGTACCACAACCGCCATGGGAGGACGCCTCCTCCGCCGTTGGCTGCTGCAACCGCTGTTGGACATTGAACAAATTAATGCTCGCCAAGATGCCATTGCCGAATTGATGGCCAATAGTAGCCTGCGCCAGAGCCTGCATCGCCATCTTCAGGAAATTTATGACCTTGAACGCTTGGCGGGTCGCGCTGGATCTGGAACGGCCAATGCACGGGATTTAGCTGCTCTACGGGACTCCTGCCGCACGTTGGTCTCCTTAGCACCCGTGGTTGCCCACACTACATCTCCCTATCTGCAAGCGCTAGCCCAACTTCCCCCCGTGATTGAGCAATTGGCAGACACCCTCAGTGCTGCCCTTGTGGATCAACCCCCCATTAGTCTTACGGAAGGGGGGATTCTACGCCCCGGTGCCTATCCCGAACTGGATCAGCAACGTCAACAAATCGAGCAGGATCAACAGTGGATTCTGAACTTAGAGGCCCAAGAACGGGAACGCACCGGTATTACAACACTGAAAGTGGGCTATACAAAGGTCTTTGGCTATTACCTCAGTGTCTCCCGTGCCAAGCTCAACCAAGTGCCCGGTGACTATATCCGCAAACAAACCCTCACCAACGAGGAACGCTTTATTACCGCTGAACTCAAGGAACGGGAAGCGCGGTTATTGGCGGCTCAAAGCCATCTTTTTGAGCTGGAGTACCAGTACTTTGTTCAGTTGCGGGAGCAGGTGGCCGCTCAGGCTTCAACAATTCGTGAGATTGCGGCAGCAGTGGCGGCAGTAGATGCCCTCTTGGGCCTAGCAGAGGTGGCGCTGTATCAGGGCTATTGTCGCCCTCAGATGACGAGCGATCGCCAGCTTTGCATTCGCGCGGGGCGTCACCCTGTCGTGGAGCAGATGCTACCAGCGGGTTTTTTCGTTCCCAACGATACAGAACTCGGTACTGGTGCTGATCTGATGGTGCTCACCGGTCCTAATGCCAGTGGCAAAAGTTGTTATCTACGGCAGGTGGGTTTGATTCAACTGCTGGCGCAAATGGGCAGTTATGTGCCGGCCACCAGTGCCACCTTGGGGGTCTGCGATCGCATTTTTACCCGTGTGGGAGCTGTTGATGATCTGGCAACGGGGCAATCCACCTTTATGGTGGAGATGAATGAGACGGCCAATATCCTCAACCATGCGGGCGATCGCTCCCTTGTCCTCCTCGATGAAATTGGCCGCGGCACGGCCACCTTTGATGGGCTGGCGATCGCTTGGTCAGTGGCAGAATATCTTGCCACCACACTCAAATCCCGCACCATTTTTGCCACCCACTACCACGAACTCAATCAACTGGCAACGCTGCTGCCCAATGTGGCTAACTTTCAAGTGGTGGTCAAAGAACTCCCCGACGAGATTATTTTTCTACACCAAGTCAAGCCTGGCGGTGCCGATCGCTCCTACGGCATTGAAGCAGGTCGCCTCGCTGGATTGCCCCCCACGGTGATTCAACGTGCCCGGCAAGTCATGCGCCAAATCGAGAAGCACAGCAAAATTGCCGTGGGGCTACGCCAAAGCCAAATGAATGGCACCCCGAAAACGAAAACAGAAACTCCCGAAATTGATCAGGGAGAATTACCCTTTTAA
- a CDS encoding PP2C family protein-serine/threonine phosphatase translates to MSPAVPPSSMTSSSPVIALKEMVSRLQRENSKIQELLASLSFALRSFNNLNQFFELIPLITCRVTEAEAAALVLFRADGQARLEQLHCHARDQCPNIRAALETATRTLANSFGMVAIDAESNREFSRPRLEQLLDQQLRERLPQGIQFYGTAILVKDSILTERGRLYVFSQQPEYEWNETRQQLLQVIADQTAVAIANDELALKLRDRQRLDRELEIGAEIQRRLLPHRCPKIHGLELAAECRTASWVGGDYYDFIPITYGLGDQKEIEQGRWGIAIGDVMGKGVPAGLIMTMTRGMLRAEALNGHRPSRILQHLNRAMQPDLESSHRFVTLFYSEYNPQTRLLAYSNAAHLPPLLWRAETGIIHRLDTYGMLIGLDTRSQYQEAEVRLQPGDTVVYYTDGITEADNPKGKRFEEEHLAAVVKEGCAKGLGAQALLDYIFDAVDAFTNANGRRSDDMTLVILRVIDQ, encoded by the coding sequence ATGTCACCTGCTGTCCCCCCATCCTCTATGACTTCTTCTAGCCCCGTGATCGCCCTCAAGGAAATGGTATCGCGGTTACAGCGGGAAAACAGTAAAATTCAGGAGCTATTGGCATCCCTCAGCTTTGCGCTGCGGAGTTTCAACAACCTGAATCAATTTTTTGAACTGATCCCGCTCATTACCTGTCGGGTTACAGAGGCGGAGGCAGCGGCTTTGGTCTTGTTTCGCGCTGATGGTCAAGCCCGCCTTGAACAACTCCATTGTCACGCGAGGGATCAGTGTCCCAATATTCGTGCTGCCCTAGAAACGGCAACCCGCACCCTTGCCAATAGCTTCGGTATGGTGGCAATCGATGCGGAGAGTAATCGCGAGTTCAGCCGTCCCCGCCTTGAACAACTCTTGGATCAGCAACTGCGCGAACGTCTCCCCCAAGGCATTCAATTTTACGGCACAGCCATTCTAGTTAAGGACTCTATCCTCACGGAACGCGGACGCTTATACGTTTTTAGTCAGCAACCGGAGTATGAGTGGAACGAAACGCGGCAGCAACTCTTGCAGGTGATTGCGGATCAAACTGCAGTGGCCATTGCCAATGATGAATTGGCCTTAAAGTTGCGCGATCGCCAGCGGTTGGATCGGGAACTAGAAATTGGTGCGGAAATTCAACGGCGACTCTTGCCCCACCGCTGTCCCAAAATTCATGGATTAGAGCTAGCCGCAGAGTGTCGCACCGCCAGTTGGGTTGGGGGGGACTACTATGACTTTATCCCCATTACCTATGGCCTCGGTGATCAAAAAGAGATTGAACAAGGACGTTGGGGCATCGCCATTGGGGATGTCATGGGTAAAGGGGTACCTGCCGGACTGATCATGACCATGACCCGCGGGATGCTGCGGGCAGAAGCCCTCAATGGTCACCGTCCTAGCCGCATTTTGCAGCACCTCAACCGGGCGATGCAACCAGATTTAGAAAGCTCCCATCGCTTTGTTACCCTTTTTTACTCAGAGTACAATCCCCAGACGCGGCTACTGGCCTACAGTAATGCTGCTCACCTTCCCCCACTGCTGTGGCGGGCGGAAACGGGGATTATCCATCGGCTAGACACCTACGGCATGCTCATTGGTCTAGATACCCGCAGCCAATATCAAGAAGCGGAAGTGCGACTGCAACCCGGCGACACTGTGGTTTATTACACCGATGGCATTACAGAAGCGGATAATCCCAAAGGTAAACGCTTTGAGGAAGAGCACCTAGCAGCGGTTGTCAAAGAGGGTTGTGCCAAAGGTTTAGGCGCCCAAGCTTTATTAGATTACATCTTTGATGCCGTTGATGCCTTTACCAATGCCAATGGACGGCGCAGCGACGATATGACGCTGGTGATTCTGCGGGTGATTGACCAGTAG
- a CDS encoding Stp1/IreP family PP2C-type Ser/Thr phosphatase, with protein MDVAGLTDCGLIRKSNQDAFYIDEKHHRFFIVADGMGGHAGGEEASRLAVEHIQEYLETHLEDLQHDPVTLLRQAFLAANRAIVEQQHQNTARADMGTTAVVVLMDKNGQTAWCAHVGDSRIYRWRKDQLQQITSDHTWIAQAVQLGSLTIEQARQHPWRHVLSQCLGREDLTQIDIQPIDLEPGDRLLLCSDGLTEELTDDVISIYLSEPNVKKAAATLVNAAKTHGGRDNVTVIVISV; from the coding sequence ATGGACGTTGCCGGCTTAACTGACTGTGGTCTAATTCGCAAAAGCAATCAGGATGCTTTTTATATTGACGAAAAGCACCATCGTTTTTTTATTGTTGCGGATGGCATGGGTGGACACGCCGGCGGCGAAGAGGCCAGTCGTTTGGCCGTTGAACATATTCAGGAATATCTAGAAACCCACCTCGAAGACCTCCAGCATGATCCAGTGACCCTGCTCCGCCAAGCCTTTCTCGCAGCGAATCGTGCCATTGTTGAGCAACAACACCAAAATACCGCCCGTGCTGACATGGGTACCACCGCTGTAGTGGTTCTCATGGACAAAAACGGACAGACTGCTTGGTGTGCCCATGTGGGGGACTCCCGCATCTACCGCTGGCGCAAAGATCAGCTCCAGCAAATTACCAGCGACCACACGTGGATTGCCCAAGCCGTGCAGTTGGGGAGCTTGACGATTGAGCAGGCACGCCAACATCCATGGCGCCATGTCCTCTCCCAGTGCCTAGGCCGCGAAGACCTCACCCAAATTGATATTCAACCCATTGATCTAGAGCCGGGCGATCGCCTGCTGCTATGCAGTGATGGCTTGACCGAAGAACTCACCGATGACGTGATCAGCATCTACCTCAGCGAACCCAATGTCAAAAAAGCGGCGGCTACCCTTGTGAATGCCGCCAAAACCCATGGCGGACGCGACAATGTCACTGTCATTGTCATCAGTGTTTAA
- a CDS encoding AarF/ABC1/UbiB kinase family protein, whose translation MSTPVSASLTPTGKSYRWNRERYSKTRRFFDIWFFVWRFLFGRWLLTQSWSYWGGMTDAKRAARRRAQAIWIRETFLDLGPTFIKLGQLFSTRADLFPSEYVEELSKLQDRVPAFSYELVEKIIYEDFGRHIPELFRSFDPIPMAAASLGQVHKAQLRSGEEVVVKVQRPGLRQLFDIDLAILKGIAQYFQNHPKWGQGRDWMGIYDECCRILYEEIDYLNEGRNADTFRRNFRDREWACVPRVYWRYTSRRVLTLEYLPGIKISHYEALEAAGLDRKRIAELGAKAYLYQVLNDGFFHADPHPGNIAVSPNGQLIFYDFGMMGRIQPVTRDKLLKTFLSIAQRDAEQVVQCLVELGALVPTGDLGPVRRSIQYLLDNFMSQSFEAQSVAQISDDLYEIAYDQPFRFPATFTFVMRAFSTLEGVGKGLDKDFNFMQVAQPFATELMTNGNFPDSSNGSLFSELSRQAAQVGSTAIGLPRRLEEVLDKLENGDLRLRVRSSESDRILRRLSNINLGLNYVVLIGSFSLVATILFVSQYVLLAGVAAALAVWFGILYWRLMLKLDKYEKMF comes from the coding sequence GTGTCCACACCAGTTTCGGCCAGTTTGACGCCCACGGGCAAATCCTACCGTTGGAATCGCGAGCGTTACTCAAAAACGCGGCGCTTCTTTGACATTTGGTTTTTTGTCTGGCGGTTTCTCTTTGGCCGTTGGCTCCTCACCCAGTCTTGGAGCTACTGGGGCGGTATGACCGATGCCAAACGAGCAGCGCGCCGCCGTGCCCAAGCCATTTGGATTCGTGAAACCTTCCTTGATCTTGGTCCCACCTTCATTAAACTGGGGCAATTGTTTTCCACCCGCGCCGATCTCTTTCCCAGTGAATACGTCGAAGAACTGAGCAAGCTCCAAGATCGCGTCCCTGCCTTTAGTTACGAGCTAGTCGAAAAAATCATCTACGAAGACTTTGGTCGTCACATCCCTGAGCTGTTTCGCAGTTTTGACCCCATCCCCATGGCCGCCGCCAGTCTGGGTCAAGTCCACAAAGCGCAGCTCCGCTCGGGCGAAGAAGTGGTGGTCAAAGTGCAACGCCCTGGCCTGCGGCAATTGTTTGATATTGATCTGGCCATTCTCAAAGGCATTGCCCAATACTTCCAAAACCATCCCAAATGGGGTCAAGGGCGTGACTGGATGGGCATCTACGATGAGTGTTGCCGTATTCTCTACGAAGAAATCGACTACCTCAATGAAGGGCGCAATGCCGACACCTTCCGCCGCAACTTTCGCGATCGCGAGTGGGCCTGTGTTCCCCGCGTCTATTGGCGCTACACCTCACGGCGCGTCCTCACCCTTGAGTACCTACCGGGCATTAAAATCAGTCACTACGAAGCCCTCGAAGCGGCAGGCCTCGATCGCAAACGCATTGCCGAACTGGGTGCCAAGGCCTACCTCTACCAAGTCCTCAACGATGGTTTTTTCCACGCTGACCCCCATCCGGGCAACATTGCTGTCAGCCCCAACGGCCAACTGATTTTCTACGACTTTGGCATGATGGGGCGCATTCAACCTGTGACCCGCGATAAATTGCTGAAAACATTTTTAAGCATTGCCCAGCGCGATGCCGAACAAGTGGTACAGTGCCTTGTAGAGTTAGGGGCGTTGGTGCCAACAGGCGACCTTGGGCCAGTGCGGCGCTCAATCCAGTATCTCCTTGACAATTTCATGAGCCAATCCTTTGAGGCCCAATCCGTAGCACAAATTAGCGATGACCTTTATGAAATTGCCTATGACCAACCCTTTCGTTTTCCCGCCACATTTACGTTTGTGATGCGGGCATTTTCCACCCTAGAAGGGGTGGGCAAAGGACTCGACAAAGACTTTAACTTCATGCAAGTTGCTCAACCATTTGCGACCGAACTTATGACCAACGGAAACTTTCCTGATTCGAGTAATGGCAGTCTTTTCTCTGAACTGAGTCGTCAAGCCGCTCAAGTGGGTAGCACTGCCATTGGCTTACCCCGTCGCCTTGAAGAGGTTCTTGATAAACTAGAGAATGGGGATTTACGGTTACGTGTTCGCTCCAGTGAAAGTGATCGCATTCTGCGGCGCCTCAGTAACATTAACCTCGGCTTGAATTATGTTGTTCTGATTGGCAGCTTTTCTTTAGTGGCAACAATTTTATTTGTCAGCCAGTATGTCCTCTTAGCGGGTGTGGCAGCCGCATTAGCGGTATGGTTTGGCATCCTCTATTGGCGATTGATGCTTAAACTCGATAAGTATGAAAAAATGTTTTAA